A window of Deinococcus detaillensis genomic DNA:
CCAGTCCCAACCCAGCCGTTAAGGTGACACAGATGCTTCAGACGGCCCTTCTTACCCTCGCTCTACCAGCTACGCTGCTGGCTGCTCAACAGAATGCTGCCGCTGAGATGACTGTTGAACTGCCTTCCGGCGTGTTGCTGAGCCGTTTCGCGCCCAACCAACTGACCCTCAGCGTAGGCGGACAGACGCAAACCCTTAGGCCGCTCGGCACACCCAACCGCCACGCCGACTACGCCGAATATTTCGGCACGCTGGAGCCGCTGCGCTTCCGGTTGCCGCTGGGCGGCCGAGGAGCCGGCAAGACTCCTGCGCAGGGCACCCTCAGTGCTCAGCTTTTTGTCTGTGACAAAGTGGCCCGGCTGTGTGCCATGCGGACGCTTAAGCTGCAAGTCACGCTCGGCAAAACCCTGCGGCTGACCCAAGCGCAGTTGCAACCCGCCCTGATAAGCAGCGAGGCCGACAGACCCTGAAGCGCTAACTTGAAGGCATGTCCGGTTTCCCGCTTCAAACGGAAGTCCCCGAAAGTAACGCCCAAAAAGTGCAAGCCTTTCACGTCGCCATTGACTCGCCGTATCCAAAGCGTCCCATAGTGCCGAACGCTGAGCGGCTGAGCCTGCGCCTGACCCTGCTGCGAGAAGAAATGCAGGAAGTGGAAGCCGAATTTCAGCACCTCAGCGCCAATCTGGCCGCCACACCCGCCGATCTCGCGCCGCTGGCACA
This region includes:
- a CDS encoding pyrophosphohydrolase domain-containing protein; translation: MSGFPLQTEVPESNAQKVQAFHVAIDSPYPKRPIVPNAERLSLRLTLLREEMQEVEAEFQHLSANLAATPADLAPLAHELADLLYVTYGALGALGVDADAVFAEVHRANLSKTSGPRRADGKQLKPGGWQKADVLRVMLAEMKSGSPVER